Below is a genomic region from Streptomyces ferrugineus.
ACCAGCCCCGGACGCTCGCCGAGGAAGAGGCCCACGCCGACCGGGACGGCCACGCCCGCGGTGCCGAGCGGCGAGACCACGCCCATCGGGCCGAGTGCGAGCGCCTTGTAGAAGCAGATCAGGGCGATCGGGCCCACCACTCCGGCGGCGGCCGCGAACCACAGCCGGTCGCCGGCCTCGCTCCAGGCGCCGGTGGCCACCACGATCACACCGAGCACGGCCGCCGCGATCGCCTGCGAGACGACGACCACGGTCAGCGCCGGGGTGCGCCGGGTCAGCAGTCCGCCGCCGAAGTCGGCCAGTCCCCACAGCAGGCTGGTGGCCAGGGCGAAGAGTGCTGTCACGGAGGCCTCGCAGTACAGTTCGGTGCACGATCGGGTGCACCTCACCGTAGTGCAGCGTACTGGACCCTGTCATCCAGAATATTGGACTCCGGAATTTCGAATGGAATTGGACGGAATGTGTCGGACCTCGACCTGCTGACCCAGTCCCTCGCGCGCAATGTCAAGCACTGGCGCGCGGTGCGCGGCTTCACGCTGGACGTGCTCGCCGCCCGGGCCGGTGTCAGCCGCGGCATGCTCATCCAGATCGAGCAGGCACGCACCAATCCCAGCCTCGGTACCGTCGTCAAGATCGGCGATGCGCTCGGGATCAGCATCACCACCCTCCTCGACTACGAGCGCGGCCCCAAGGTCCAGATCGTGCCGGCCGAGCGGGCCGTACGGCTGTGGAGCACCGACGCCGGAAGCTACAACCGGCTGCTCGCGGGCGCCGAGGCCCCCGGGCCGCTGGAGATCTGGGACTGGTGCCTGATGCCGGGCGAGAACAGCGCCTCGGAACCCCATCCCGCGGGCACCGTCGAGCTGATCCATGTCACGGCCGGTGACCTGACACTGACCGTCGACGGCGTGGACCATCAGGTGCCGACCGGAGCGAGCGCCTCCTTCGAGGCCGGCAGCCCGCACACATACGCCAATCAGGGCACCGTGCCGATGGAGATGATCATGGCTGTCTCGGTGCCGCCCGTGCAGTGAGCGGCTGTTACGGTGCGGGCATGGACGCACCCATCGGACGCTTCGACCACGCCACCGCCGCCCCCGACTGCCTCGACGAACTCATCGGCCCGGTCGCCGACGCCGTACGCCACTGGCAGGGCAGCGTCCCCGCCGACCAGATCGTCCACGTCGAGACCGATCCGCGGTGGGCCGACACCGCGGTCTTCGTCGAGCACTACGGGCAGGAGTTGCTCGAACAGTCCGCGAACTGCGTCGTCGTCGCCGGCAAGCGCGGCGGCGAGACGACGCTGGCCGCGTGCGTCGTGCTCTCCACCACCCGGGTCGACGTCAACGGCGTGGTGCGCCGCCAACTCGGGGCCCGCAAGGCGTCGTTCGCCTCGATGGACACCGCGACCGGCGAGACCGGCATGGAGTACGGCGGCATCACCCCGATCGGACTGCCCGACGGCTGGCCGGTGCTGGTGGACTCGGCCGTCGTCGACCTGCCCTACGTCCTGGTCGGCAGCGGACGCCGACGCGGCAAGCTGCTGGTGCCGGGGAAGGCGTTCGCCGAGCTGCCCGGGGCGGTCGTACTCGAAGGGCTCGGCGTCGCCTGAGCCGGTGTCACGCCGTCGTGTGGTGGGCGAGGGCGAGGGCGAGGTGCGGGTCGGTTTCGTCCGGTGTCGGTGCTGGGTCGGGGTGGACGAGTGCTGTGGTGGGTCGTGGGGTGGTGTGCGGCAGGGCGTGTTTTGAAGGGCTTGGTGTCGTCTGGGCTGGGGTCACGCTGTCGTGTGGTGGGCGAGGGCGAGGTGCGGGTCGGCTTCGCCCGGCGTTGGTGCCGGGTCGGCGTGGACCAGTGCTGCGGTGAGCCGCGGGATGGCGTGCAGCAGGGCGTGTTCGGCGTCCACGGCGATGGCGTGCGCCTGCCGTACCGTCGCCTCGCCGTCCACCACGACCGCCACCTCGGCGCGCAGCCGGTGCCCGATCCAGCGCAGCCGCAGTTCACCCACCTCGCGCACGCCCGT
It encodes:
- a CDS encoding XRE family transcriptional regulator, producing the protein MSDLDLLTQSLARNVKHWRAVRGFTLDVLAARAGVSRGMLIQIEQARTNPSLGTVVKIGDALGISITTLLDYERGPKVQIVPAERAVRLWSTDAGSYNRLLAGAEAPGPLEIWDWCLMPGENSASEPHPAGTVELIHVTAGDLTLTVDGVDHQVPTGASASFEAGSPHTYANQGTVPMEMIMAVSVPPVQ
- a CDS encoding YbaK/EbsC family protein, with translation MDAPIGRFDHATAAPDCLDELIGPVADAVRHWQGSVPADQIVHVETDPRWADTAVFVEHYGQELLEQSANCVVVAGKRGGETTLAACVVLSTTRVDVNGVVRRQLGARKASFASMDTATGETGMEYGGITPIGLPDGWPVLVDSAVVDLPYVLVGSGRRRGKLLVPGKAFAELPGAVVLEGLGVA